The Humulus lupulus chromosome 4, drHumLupu1.1, whole genome shotgun sequence genome has a window encoding:
- the LOC133832801 gene encoding uncharacterized protein LOC133832801: MNGRVQGSFKGEKGLRQGDPISPLLFVQIMEYLTRRLQLAAQSSTFRYHPMYKSLKILNLCFAGDLILFCKGTQSSVRVLKVALEEFSSATRLHVNPSKSHIYFGGVTAADRKTIAHEIQLTEGPFTLKYLGVPMRATKWKHEDCGIIIQKIKLRLHTWVSRHLSYAGRIQLIHSVLSGLQNYWMSIFVLPQSVVKEVEKLCRGFLWGLNGNRSKIHIASWKKDYKLKSDSSWYWRKLCHLRGKFSQVEVRAAGLTGTFRASKLYNSSLCQQQVDYHQVVWCKMSLPKHRFLLWQVVNSHLLTRDIMIRFCIPLDSILCPVCGLYNESHTHLFFECYLSQKVTDLIFNWMGFRAWPFEFTGWTNWLASRRTEIIPSITYMILASVVYNLWRNRNRCIFYGFSWTADCIANDIKSIVHYKLFIVKNKKITLQEQRFIDKTNM; the protein is encoded by the exons ATGAATGGAAGAGTTCAAGGTAGCTTCAAAGGTGAGAAAGGGCTACGACAAGGAGATCCTATATCTCCTCTTCTGTTTGTCCAAATAATGGAGTATCTTACTCGGAGACTTCAACTGGCAGCTCAAAGTTCTACATTCAGATATCACCCTATGTACAAAAGCCTTAAAATTCTAAATCTTTGCTTTGCTGGTGACTTGATTTTATTTTGCAAAGGGACTCAATCTTCTGTTAGGGTGCTTAAAGTAGCTCTAGAGGAGTTTAGTTCTGCTACAAGACTCCATGTTAATCCTAGCAAGTCTCACATTTATTTTGGGGGAGTGACTGCAGCGGATAGAAAGACCATAGCTCATGAGATTCAACTTACTGAAGGGCCATTTACTCTCAAGTACTTAGGAGTTCCTATGCGGGCTACTAAGTGGAAACATGAGGATTGTGGCATTATTATCCAAAAGATCAAACTGAGGTTACATACCTGGGTGAGTAGGCATCTTTCATATGCGGGCAGAATTCAACTGATTCATTCAGTGTTGTCTGGTCTTCAAAATTACTGGATGAGCATATTTGTTCTTCCCCAAAGTGTTGTTAAGGAAGTTGAGAAGCTTTGTCGTGGCTTTCTTTGGGGTCTCAATGGTAATAGAAGTAAGATTCACATAGCCTCTTGGAAGAAA GATTACAAGCTGAAATCAGATTCGAGTTGGTATTGGAGAAAACTTTGTCACTTGAGGGGAAAATTTAGCCAAGTTGAAGTGAGAGCAGCTGGTTTAACAGGGACGTTTAGAGCTTCTAAACTCTATAACAGTTCTCTTTGCCAACAACAGGTTGATTATCATCAAGTAGTTTGGTGCAAGATGTCTCTCCCCAAGCACAGATTTTTACTTTGGCAAGTGGTGAACTCTCACCTTCTTACTAGAGATATCATGATCAGGTTTTGTATTCCACTTGATTCAATATTATGTCCTGTTTGTGGTCTCTATAATGAAAGTCACACTCATCTCTTCTTTGAGTGTTATCTTTCGCAGAAGGTGACAGATTTAATTTTCAATTGGATGGGGTTTAGAGCTTGGCCTTTTGAGTTTACTGGGTGGACTAATTGGCTTGCTAGTAGAAGAACAGAGATCATTCCTTCTATCACCTATATGATTCTTGCTTCTGTTGTTTATAATCTCTGGAGGAACCGAAATAGATGCATTTTTTATGGATTTTCCTGGACTGCTGATTGTATAGCTAATGATATAAAGAGTATAGTTCATTACAAATTATTCATTGTTAAGAATAAGAAGATAACCTTACAGGAACAAAGATTTATAGACAAAACTAATATGTAA